The following proteins come from a genomic window of Candidatus Krumholzibacteriia bacterium:
- a CDS encoding UbiX family flavin prenyltransferase gives MVAERIILAMTGASATPYAFRLLECLHEHRIGVELMLSETVDELCLAESGSSFDESLSAIYGASPAEGHCLGEAIDGGPLLRRHGPRDFQAAAASGSGRMLPMLVLPCSTGTLGRIASGVSDTLITRSADVCLKENRPLILVTRETPLSDIHLENMLRLRRAGAVILPASPGFYQRPKSLGDLLDFLVQRILDHLDIDIRVAPRWGEE, from the coding sequence ATAGTGGCAGAGCGCATCATCCTGGCGATGACCGGAGCCTCTGCGACTCCCTATGCCTTTCGCCTGCTGGAGTGTCTCCACGAGCACAGGATCGGCGTGGAGCTCATGCTCAGCGAGACGGTGGACGAGCTTTGCCTTGCCGAGAGCGGATCTTCCTTTGACGAATCCCTGTCTGCTATCTACGGAGCTTCCCCGGCAGAAGGGCATTGTCTGGGAGAGGCCATAGACGGAGGGCCACTTCTGCGACGGCATGGACCCCGGGACTTTCAGGCGGCGGCGGCCAGCGGAAGCGGGCGAATGCTGCCCATGCTGGTTCTTCCCTGCTCCACTGGCACCCTGGGGCGCATTGCCTCGGGGGTCAGCGACACCCTGATCACCCGCTCAGCCGATGTCTGCCTGAAAGAAAACCGGCCCCTGATTCTGGTCACCCGGGAAACCCCGCTCAGTGACATTCATCTGGAAAACATGCTCCGCCTGCGCCGCGCCGGCGCCGTGATCCTCCCCGCTTCTCCGGGTTTCTACCAGCGTCCGAAGTCTCTCGGGGACCTTCTGGATTTTCTGGTCCAGAGGATTCTGGATCATCTGGACATTGACATCCGTGTCGCACCTCGCTGGGGGGAAGAATGA
- a CDS encoding UbiA-like polyprenyltransferase has product MRVFLRKLALVLEMIKFAHTLFALPFALLAMMLASRNSTPPGFPGWRILFLVLLCMVAARSAAMAYNRLADRDLDAQNPRTAMRAIPAGLLTPSWVGGFVLASAALFVVAAFALNPLAGWLSPLALFIVLFYSHTKRFFPGSHFVLGLSLAIAPIGAWIAVHGEFGGAPWWLSLAVLLWVAGFDIIYACQDTDFDKRAGLRSLSETLGDYQALRIAGQLHFLMMLALLLFGIRHHMGLPFYLALVLSALLLAKEHHLVRGGDLSHIDLAFFRLNSLVGLVLFAGGALDIFLH; this is encoded by the coding sequence ATGAGGGTCTTTCTCCGCAAACTTGCCCTCGTGCTGGAGATGATCAAGTTCGCGCACACGCTCTTCGCCCTCCCCTTTGCCCTGCTGGCAATGATGTTGGCCAGCCGCAACTCCACGCCTCCCGGTTTTCCTGGCTGGAGGATTCTCTTTCTGGTTCTGCTCTGCATGGTCGCCGCCCGATCCGCCGCCATGGCCTACAACCGCCTGGCAGACAGGGATCTTGATGCCCAAAACCCTCGCACCGCCATGAGAGCCATCCCGGCTGGTCTACTGACTCCCAGTTGGGTAGGAGGGTTTGTGCTGGCCAGTGCTGCGCTCTTTGTCGTCGCCGCCTTTGCGCTGAACCCCTTGGCCGGCTGGCTCAGCCCCCTGGCTCTCTTCATCGTTCTCTTCTACTCCCACACGAAACGCTTCTTCCCGGGAAGCCACTTTGTGTTGGGACTTTCTCTGGCCATTGCACCGATTGGTGCCTGGATCGCGGTTCATGGGGAATTCGGAGGAGCGCCCTGGTGGCTCTCACTCGCTGTCCTGCTCTGGGTCGCCGGATTCGACATCATCTACGCCTGTCAGGACACGGACTTTGACAAGCGGGCGGGACTGCGCTCTCTCAGCGAAACTCTGGGCGACTATCAGGCCCTTCGCATTGCCGGCCAACTGCACTTTCTGATGATGCTGGCCCTCTTGCTCTTTGGCATTCGCCATCACATGGGCCTTCCCTTCTATCTGGCTCTGGTGCTATCGGCCCTTCTTCTTGCAAAGGAACACCACCTGGTTCGCGGCGGAGATCTCAGTCACATTGATCTGGCCTTCTTTCGCCTGAACAGCCTGGTGGGACTGGTGCTTTTTGCCGGCGGGGCACTGGATATTTTCCTTCACTGA
- a CDS encoding menaquinone biosynthesis protein: MASFKIGAISFLNTKPLIRGLETGECGEHTLVYDSPSALADKLRHGELDAALIPSVELFRGVGEEIVPGLCIASEGPADSIRLLSKKPLSELNTVYVDQGSRSSVAMLRLLLERSYQVTPDFHIYEPNPEDPLRGPTGDSVDAGLLIGDTAMKAEAGELPFDVDLGDWWQKTFHHPFVYAVWALRSGNPELQEILQDSFLAGQKAMDTICEEAALSMGLPLQEVRDYLGERIHFELDLPRLEGLRLFHRLCQEDHLAPLRASVSAMLENLGAAPRAVAAPAL, from the coding sequence ATGGCAAGTTTCAAAATCGGCGCAATTTCCTTTCTGAACACAAAGCCCCTGATCCGCGGGCTGGAGACCGGGGAATGCGGTGAGCATACGCTCGTCTACGACAGCCCCAGCGCTCTTGCGGACAAGCTGCGCCACGGTGAACTGGATGCGGCGCTGATTCCCAGCGTGGAGCTTTTTCGGGGAGTCGGCGAGGAGATTGTGCCCGGACTCTGCATTGCCAGTGAAGGCCCGGCGGACAGCATCCGTCTTCTCTCGAAGAAACCTCTCTCCGAACTGAACACCGTGTATGTGGACCAGGGAAGCAGAAGTAGCGTGGCCATGTTGCGCCTTCTTCTGGAAAGAAGCTATCAGGTTACCCCGGATTTCCACATCTACGAGCCGAATCCGGAAGACCCTCTTCGGGGGCCCACGGGGGATTCCGTGGATGCGGGCCTTCTTATTGGAGATACGGCCATGAAAGCCGAGGCGGGGGAGCTTCCTTTCGATGTCGATCTCGGGGACTGGTGGCAGAAGACCTTCCATCATCCCTTTGTCTACGCGGTCTGGGCACTGCGTTCCGGGAACCCGGAACTTCAGGAGATTCTGCAGGACAGCTTCCTTGCAGGACAAAAGGCCATGGATACGATCTGCGAAGAAGCCGCTCTTTCCATGGGACTGCCCCTGCAGGAAGTGAGGGACTATCTCGGCGAAAGGATCCACTTTGAACTGGATCTTCCGCGCCTGGAAGGCCTTCGACTCTTCCACCGACTCTGCCAGGAAGACCATCTCGCGCCGCTTCGTGCCAGCGTCTCCGCAATGCTGGAAAACCTGGGCGCTGCGCCTCGTGCCGTGGCGGCACCGGCTCTTTGA
- a CDS encoding amidohydrolase family protein — MSLLLKPEPGESCLIRAGFLFPVSGPPIRDGLLLFRDGHILEVAPASEGVSLKADRVFEFPDASLIPGLVNAHAHLELSYFRGLQSPSRDFTEWIAGLRAKQTWGNREFELSTRAGRRECIRGGCTTIGDILSVEGETGAKAAHQSCEQPLRVRAYQEFLGWGPRGLEAARARRPLEEGPDFFPAYSAHAPYSTHRDLYEFCLDRGLPFSTHGAETCFEEEYMLEGSGPFAEFQKRLGWKSVGRPWDPEEPRSLAAWLAERPGDSALQFVHGTWLREEDDAALLKAGATVVYCPGSVAWFHEGKDPHPLRRLLDGGIPVALGTDSLASSPSLNMPETCTLAYRAHPDLEPEEILHMATLAGARSLDFRDCGVLAPGSPADFLLMESPGLRPKRPREAIEEALLSGYRVPNLHAFQGQVHAFAELAPLQA; from the coding sequence ATGTCCCTGCTCTTGAAACCGGAACCCGGGGAAAGCTGTCTCATTCGAGCCGGCTTTCTTTTTCCCGTCAGCGGTCCTCCGATCCGGGATGGACTACTTCTCTTTCGCGATGGCCACATTCTGGAAGTTGCTCCCGCATCCGAGGGTGTCTCCCTGAAAGCGGATCGGGTGTTCGAGTTTCCCGATGCAAGCCTGATCCCCGGCCTGGTGAATGCTCACGCGCACCTGGAGCTGAGCTACTTCCGGGGACTGCAGTCGCCGTCCCGGGATTTCACGGAATGGATTGCCGGGCTTCGCGCGAAACAGACCTGGGGAAACCGGGAGTTCGAGCTATCCACTCGGGCAGGGCGCAGGGAGTGCATCCGGGGTGGCTGCACCACGATCGGGGACATCCTCAGCGTCGAGGGAGAAACTGGTGCCAAGGCCGCCCATCAAAGCTGCGAGCAACCCCTTCGCGTAAGAGCCTATCAGGAGTTCCTCGGCTGGGGGCCGCGGGGTCTCGAAGCAGCCCGGGCCCGCAGGCCACTGGAGGAAGGCCCGGACTTCTTCCCGGCCTACAGTGCCCACGCGCCCTACTCCACGCATCGGGATCTCTACGAGTTCTGTCTGGACCGGGGACTTCCCTTCTCCACGCATGGAGCCGAGACCTGTTTTGAGGAAGAGTACATGCTGGAAGGAAGCGGTCCCTTTGCCGAGTTTCAAAAGAGACTGGGCTGGAAGAGCGTAGGTCGACCCTGGGATCCCGAAGAGCCCCGGAGCCTTGCGGCCTGGCTCGCAGAGCGACCCGGCGACTCGGCTCTTCAATTCGTTCACGGCACCTGGCTCCGGGAAGAAGACGATGCCGCCCTTCTCAAGGCAGGCGCCACGGTCGTCTACTGTCCCGGCTCCGTGGCCTGGTTCCACGAAGGCAAAGATCCCCATCCGCTTCGACGACTTCTCGATGGCGGAATCCCGGTGGCCCTGGGAACGGACTCTCTGGCCAGTTCCCCGAGCCTGAACATGCCTGAAACCTGCACCCTGGCCTATCGCGCCCACCCGGATCTGGAACCGGAGGAGATTCTGCACATGGCCACTCTTGCTGGCGCAAGAAGCCTGGATTTCCGGGATTGCGGAGTTCTGGCTCCCGGGTCTCCTGCCGATTTTCTCCTGATGGAAAGCCCGGGACTGCGCCCCAAAAGACCTCGGGAAGCCATCGAAGAGGCTCTCCTGTCCGGCTATCGGGTGCCCAATCTCCACGCATTTCAAGGCCAAGTCCACGCATTTGCGGAACTGGCGCCCCTTCAGGCATGA
- a CDS encoding S8 family serine peptidase, with product MTFARSFFTPILLLALLMVPALAGEFHPGLQLQLDATAADETLSVIVMMEEQAPIAEMNEQLKRERATMARRHREVIIALQDASSSQRSLLQWLDSPDRSGEILGYTSYWIANLLVIEGSPDAIREIASRPDVSWVEANFTVNLIDPVSVVPVEPGMESDQPHRGTPPGIEACRVPEVWYNLGITGEGALIASLDTGVDGNHPALSSRYRGTHAPASECWLDVIGAGGAFPSDGYGHGTHTVGTMCGAAADTVGCAPDAEWIACNAIDQGVGSAFDNDVIAAFQWFADPDGDPGTTDDVPDVVQNSWGINEGFGGGYQDCDSRWWAAIDAAEAAGVVSVWSAGNEGPSGTSLRSPADRASTEFSSFSVGAVDATNDNTFPYNMASFSSRGPTGCNVTPDLKIKPEIVGPGVDVYSTYPGGGYTYMSGTSMSGPHLSGVVALMRSANPNLDVDTVKLILMQTARDQNSAGEDNTSGWGMVDAYEAVLNSMSGFGEIEGYVTNESWGDVPLPGAIVQLEETTFAWLTDDAGFYSGMAGADTYIARASLNGFSDESRMVTLESGEVSVVDFDLQDNAGPAISNVTQVGFTNDTSGPYTVSASAMDYSTVSSVSLFYRVNHGSWTEVIMSGAGTYSAEIPGAAIYSQVDYYIQAEDGLGLLSVDPPAAPVEHHSFYITNTLLSDDLEAGAGSWSVSSDGSLSSGEWEWADPNGTTYNGAPMAPSDDHTPAPGIYCFVTDNGSAGGAPGDNDVDGGCTTLYSPLLSLSEYSMAFASYWRWYAEDGFSTDDEWAVDLTGDGVNWQRVDTETGNANSWNRVMVDISSYLDPLTDQVQFRFVACDLNNGGLVEGGVDDFAIEVLMENLTAAPGENNWQQPLNLLQSQPNPFRPSEGPASLRFSLAQSGPAELQIFDLSGRLVRTLSRGQFVSGEHQLFWDGRDSRGHSVSSGVYFYRLESAGKVDQKSLVLLR from the coding sequence ATGACCTTTGCCCGGAGTTTTTTCACCCCCATTCTTCTGCTCGCCCTGCTCATGGTTCCGGCGCTGGCGGGAGAATTCCATCCCGGACTGCAACTCCAACTGGATGCCACTGCGGCCGATGAAACCCTCAGTGTCATTGTCATGATGGAGGAGCAGGCCCCCATAGCCGAGATGAACGAGCAGTTGAAGCGGGAAAGAGCCACGATGGCTCGAAGACACCGGGAAGTAATCATTGCGCTTCAGGATGCTTCTTCCAGCCAGAGAAGTCTGCTGCAGTGGCTCGATAGCCCCGATCGTAGCGGTGAGATTCTGGGATATACGAGCTACTGGATCGCCAATCTTCTGGTGATTGAAGGAAGTCCCGATGCGATCCGTGAAATCGCTTCGCGGCCCGATGTCAGCTGGGTGGAGGCTAACTTCACGGTCAATCTGATTGACCCAGTGAGCGTTGTTCCGGTGGAACCAGGCATGGAGTCGGATCAGCCGCATCGCGGAACCCCTCCGGGCATTGAGGCCTGTCGCGTACCGGAAGTCTGGTACAACCTCGGAATCACGGGCGAAGGTGCGCTTATTGCCAGCCTCGACACTGGCGTCGATGGAAATCACCCGGCCCTTTCCAGCCGCTACCGCGGAACCCATGCCCCTGCCAGTGAATGCTGGCTGGATGTAATTGGAGCTGGCGGCGCTTTCCCGAGCGACGGTTACGGACACGGAACCCATACAGTGGGAACCATGTGTGGGGCGGCAGCAGACACGGTTGGCTGCGCTCCCGATGCGGAATGGATTGCCTGCAATGCCATCGACCAGGGTGTGGGAAGTGCTTTCGACAACGATGTCATCGCGGCCTTCCAGTGGTTCGCTGATCCGGACGGAGATCCCGGCACGACCGATGATGTTCCCGATGTTGTGCAGAACTCCTGGGGAATCAACGAGGGCTTCGGCGGCGGCTACCAGGACTGTGACAGCCGCTGGTGGGCGGCCATTGATGCTGCAGAAGCGGCGGGCGTGGTCAGTGTCTGGTCCGCTGGAAACGAGGGCCCGAGTGGAACTTCGCTTCGCTCCCCTGCCGACCGCGCCAGCACGGAGTTCAGTTCCTTCTCCGTGGGCGCCGTGGACGCCACCAATGACAACACTTTCCCCTACAACATGGCCTCCTTTTCCAGCCGCGGTCCCACGGGCTGCAATGTGACTCCGGATCTGAAGATCAAGCCGGAAATCGTTGGCCCCGGAGTGGATGTCTATTCCACCTATCCCGGCGGCGGCTACACCTACATGAGTGGAACCTCCATGTCCGGACCCCATCTCTCCGGCGTGGTGGCCCTGATGCGTAGTGCCAACCCGAATCTGGATGTGGATACGGTCAAGCTCATCCTCATGCAGACTGCCCGCGACCAGAATTCGGCCGGCGAGGACAACACTTCCGGTTGGGGAATGGTGGATGCCTATGAGGCCGTGCTGAACTCCATGTCCGGATTCGGTGAGATTGAAGGGTATGTCACCAACGAAAGCTGGGGCGATGTGCCGCTTCCCGGCGCGATCGTTCAGTTGGAGGAAACCACCTTCGCCTGGTTGACCGATGATGCCGGTTTCTATTCCGGAATGGCGGGGGCCGACACCTACATTGCCAGAGCCAGTCTGAACGGTTTTTCCGACGAATCCCGCATGGTCACCCTGGAGTCCGGGGAAGTCTCCGTGGTGGATTTTGACCTTCAGGACAATGCCGGTCCTGCGATCAGCAATGTGACCCAGGTTGGTTTTACCAACGACACAAGCGGCCCTTACACCGTGAGTGCCAGTGCAATGGACTACAGCACGGTGTCCTCCGTGAGCCTCTTCTATCGCGTGAACCACGGAAGCTGGACAGAAGTGATCATGAGCGGCGCGGGGACCTACTCCGCCGAGATCCCCGGGGCGGCAATCTACTCCCAGGTGGATTACTACATCCAGGCAGAAGACGGCCTCGGTCTCTTGAGCGTGGACCCGCCGGCGGCTCCCGTGGAGCATCACAGCTTCTACATCACGAACACCCTTCTCAGCGACGACCTTGAGGCGGGGGCCGGAAGCTGGAGCGTCAGCTCCGACGGTAGCCTGAGCTCCGGTGAGTGGGAATGGGCGGACCCCAATGGAACTACCTATAACGGTGCACCTATGGCTCCTTCCGACGACCACACACCCGCGCCGGGCATTTACTGCTTCGTCACGGACAATGGAAGCGCGGGTGGCGCGCCCGGAGACAATGATGTCGATGGTGGCTGCACAACGCTCTACAGCCCGCTTCTCTCCCTCAGCGAATACTCCATGGCCTTCGCCAGCTACTGGCGCTGGTATGCAGAGGACGGTTTCTCCACGGATGACGAGTGGGCCGTGGATCTGACGGGAGACGGTGTCAACTGGCAACGCGTGGACACGGAGACCGGGAACGCCAATAGCTGGAATCGGGTCATGGTGGACATTTCCAGCTATCTCGATCCCCTGACCGACCAGGTGCAATTCCGCTTTGTCGCCTGTGACCTGAACAATGGCGGTCTGGTGGAAGGCGGCGTCGATGACTTCGCAATCGAGGTCCTGATGGAAAACCTGACGGCCGCGCCCGGGGAGAACAACTGGCAGCAGCCCCTGAACCTGCTTCAGAGCCAGCCGAATCCCTTCCGTCCCTCGGAAGGACCGGCCAGCCTCCGCTTCAGTCTGGCTCAGTCAGGCCCCGCTGAACTCCAGATCTTCGACCTCTCGGGACGTCTGGTTCGCACCCTGTCCCGGGGACAGTTTGTTTCCGGTGAGCATCAACTCTTCTGGGATGGTCGCGACTCCCGGGGTCACTCTGTGTCGAGCGGAGTGTACTTCTACCGGCTTGAATCTGCCGGGAAGGTGGACCAGAAGAGCCTTGTGCTCCTGCGATGA
- a CDS encoding DUF5715 family protein, translating into MAKKLLRLLILLLLLECLWVAATVWREVFSWPRADLRSLPEFTDERAKELRRHLNAAHLSLVADIPDVPDEATLDSLLASGVLKTIDSEIIGLRRVSYPFLRLSAIAEAERIAERFSRRLADIGISDGKLLVSSALRTSGFQKELQKENVNATRRSTHTTGLAFDLHYERYGPETASGEPWLPWRKWFWNEVERRRAPGKARKMKGLLAEILADEQARGRALVIYEREQPVFHVTVAP; encoded by the coding sequence ATGGCAAAGAAACTTCTTCGGCTTCTGATTCTTCTCTTGCTGCTCGAATGTCTTTGGGTGGCGGCCACTGTCTGGCGGGAGGTCTTCTCCTGGCCCCGGGCAGATCTCCGCTCCCTCCCGGAGTTTACGGATGAACGCGCAAAAGAACTTCGACGCCACCTGAATGCCGCTCACCTGTCACTGGTTGCCGATATCCCCGATGTCCCGGACGAGGCGACCCTGGACTCCCTTCTCGCGTCCGGTGTTCTGAAAACCATCGACTCGGAGATCATCGGGCTTCGCAGGGTTTCCTATCCTTTTCTACGCCTTTCTGCGATTGCCGAGGCAGAGCGAATCGCAGAACGCTTTTCCCGGCGACTTGCCGACATCGGCATTTCCGACGGAAAGCTACTGGTCTCCTCCGCGCTTCGAACGAGTGGTTTTCAAAAGGAATTGCAAAAGGAAAATGTCAATGCCACCCGAAGAAGCACCCATACCACCGGTCTTGCCTTCGATTTGCACTACGAACGCTATGGGCCTGAAACGGCAAGCGGGGAGCCATGGCTACCCTGGAGAAAGTGGTTCTGGAACGAGGTGGAGCGCAGAAGGGCTCCCGGGAAGGCGAGAAAAATGAAGGGCCTGCTCGCCGAGATTCTGGCAGACGAGCAGGCCCGGGGTCGCGCTCTCGTGATTTACGAGCGGGAGCAACCGGTCTTTCATGTGACCGTTGCGCCCTAG
- the oah gene encoding 6-oxocyclohex-1-ene-1-carbonyl-CoA hydratase produces MSLDWLPRDKELKSHALFGAEHHGTEPPCTIYERRPVLDSEGKAVEGLYTAWIILNNPRQFNSYTSEMVKGVIAGFQEASRDRSVVAAIFTAVGDRAFCTGGNTQEYAEYYSQRPAEYGDYMDLFNAMVDAILNCKKPTICRVNGMRIAGGQEIGMACDLTVSSDLAIFGQAGPKHGSAPDGGSTDFLPWMLTAENAIWNCVSCEMWSSYKMQQKGLITKALPALKVDGEFLRNPLVITDRYVDGGEVVFGEMKSGEEAAEAKALLKSGTIDLSLLDDEVNSIVWRFTNLFPGCLIKSIDGIRAKKKFFWDQSKLPNRHWLAANMSGEAFLGFTAFNTKKLTGRDTIDFVRYRQLLAEGHAMDEELFEEVLGKPEA; encoded by the coding sequence ATGTCACTCGACTGGTTACCACGGGACAAGGAACTGAAAAGTCACGCTCTCTTCGGAGCAGAACACCACGGGACTGAGCCCCCATGCACCATTTACGAGCGACGACCGGTGCTGGATTCTGAGGGAAAGGCTGTAGAGGGTCTGTACACCGCCTGGATCATTCTGAACAATCCCCGGCAGTTCAATTCCTATACAAGCGAGATGGTCAAGGGAGTCATCGCCGGCTTCCAGGAGGCTTCCCGGGATCGCAGCGTTGTGGCCGCGATTTTCACGGCCGTAGGTGATCGTGCCTTCTGCACTGGCGGAAATACACAGGAGTACGCCGAATACTACAGCCAGCGCCCCGCCGAGTATGGCGATTACATGGATCTCTTTAATGCCATGGTCGATGCCATTCTCAACTGCAAGAAACCCACGATCTGCCGGGTCAACGGGATGAGAATTGCGGGGGGACAGGAAATCGGCATGGCCTGTGACCTGACGGTGTCTTCGGATCTTGCAATCTTCGGCCAGGCGGGACCAAAACATGGATCCGCCCCCGATGGCGGATCCACGGATTTCCTCCCCTGGATGCTCACGGCGGAAAATGCCATCTGGAACTGCGTTTCCTGCGAGATGTGGAGTTCCTACAAGATGCAACAGAAGGGCCTGATCACAAAAGCCCTGCCGGCCCTGAAAGTCGACGGGGAGTTCCTGCGAAATCCTCTGGTGATTACGGATCGCTATGTCGATGGCGGTGAAGTGGTTTTCGGGGAAATGAAAAGCGGCGAAGAGGCCGCAGAGGCCAAGGCGCTCCTCAAGAGTGGTACAATCGACCTCTCTCTGCTCGATGACGAAGTCAATTCCATCGTCTGGCGTTTCACGAACCTCTTTCCCGGGTGCCTGATCAAGTCCATTGACGGGATCCGCGCCAAGAAGAAGTTCTTCTGGGATCAGAGCAAGTTACCGAACCGGCACTGGCTGGCCGCCAACATGTCCGGGGAGGCTTTCCTTGGCTTTACGGCCTTCAATACGAAGAAACTGACCGGGCGCGACACGATTGACTTCGTGCGTTATCGCCAGTTGCTCGCAGAGGGTCACGCAATGGACGAGGAACTCTTCGAGGAAGTGCTGGGCAAGCCGGAAGCCTAG
- the bcrD gene encoding benzoyl-CoA reductase subunit D, which produces MSLTAGIDVGTSAVKVALFRTDGEPKSLALEVEKIRRRDIKDVVDSVFSRSLRSAGLEREDLDYIATTGDGDPVDFKTGHFYGMTTHARGALYLLNCCRSVLDAGALHGRVMRIDEHSRVLQYAMTSQCASGSGQFLENISRYLGVGIDEVGTLSCKGTQPELVSGICAVLAETDVINMVSRGISTENILKGIHISMANRFVKLLRRVDAEYPVAITGGLARDTGFTLALEERLKEEGVDAEILCHPDSIYAGAIGAALWGAFRHGKLQSRGVAST; this is translated from the coding sequence ATGAGCCTGACGGCGGGAATTGATGTCGGAACCAGTGCGGTAAAGGTGGCCCTTTTCCGCACGGACGGTGAGCCGAAGTCCCTGGCCCTTGAGGTCGAGAAGATCCGTCGCCGCGACATCAAGGATGTGGTGGATTCGGTCTTTTCAAGAAGCCTCAGGAGTGCCGGGCTTGAGCGGGAGGATCTGGACTACATTGCCACCACCGGCGACGGCGATCCCGTGGATTTCAAGACAGGACACTTCTATGGAATGACCACTCATGCACGAGGCGCACTTTATCTTCTGAACTGTTGCCGCTCCGTGCTGGATGCAGGAGCGCTGCACGGGCGAGTCATGAGAATTGACGAACACTCCCGGGTTCTCCAGTACGCGATGACGAGCCAGTGCGCTTCGGGAAGCGGGCAGTTTCTGGAGAACATCAGTCGCTATCTCGGAGTGGGAATCGATGAGGTGGGAACCCTGTCCTGCAAGGGAACACAGCCGGAACTGGTCAGTGGTATTTGTGCCGTTCTTGCAGAAACCGATGTGATCAACATGGTTTCCCGGGGAATCAGTACCGAGAACATTCTCAAGGGGATCCATATTTCCATGGCCAACCGTTTCGTGAAACTTCTTCGCCGCGTGGATGCGGAGTATCCGGTGGCCATCACCGGAGGGCTGGCCCGGGATACCGGTTTTACCCTGGCCCTTGAAGAGCGCCTAAAGGAAGAGGGAGTGGACGCGGAAATCCTCTGCCACCCGGACTCCATTTATGCTGGCGCAATCGGTGCCGCACTCTGGGGTGCATTTCGTCATGGCAAGCTCCAAAGCCGCGGGGTGGCTTCGACCTAG
- a CDS encoding BadF/BadG/BcrA/BcrD ATPase family protein, translated as MKCAIGIDLGSTTTKAIILSEEGQIVGRGLTNSRSDYTVAARIAQGEAYTNARFQLLGSVLHAEADSGTSGFLKRLHARFRFEQIHEHYRSLRELCLTELSERDPGEEARETAAEIFANMDRKLGEHIESFGDDESLFFRDVAGSLYMREAEEVCRKRHTSFDSFVGLYDKAILLVENQLLDQSFRDCAEAALSAVIEEGQDEASFSEAIAEVSEVEFDVLATIGTGYGRLTLPFEKEQISSEILCHGLGAHFMFPGTRTVLDIGGQDMKAIQVDENGIVDSFQMNDRCAAGTGRYLGYIADELNLGLHQLGPMASQSSRPTKISSTCTVFAGTEFREKLALGHRREDILAGLHRAIILRAMSLLARSGGIRQEFTFTGGVAKNEAAVAELRKLVHENYGEDIVLNIHSDSIYTGAVGAALFALRQSRSKGEAA; from the coding sequence GTGAAGTGTGCGATCGGCATTGACCTCGGATCCACCACCACCAAGGCGATCATCCTCAGTGAGGAAGGGCAGATTGTCGGCCGCGGATTAACAAACAGTCGCAGTGACTATACGGTTGCCGCTCGCATTGCCCAGGGAGAGGCCTACACCAATGCACGCTTCCAGTTGCTGGGCAGCGTACTTCACGCAGAGGCAGATTCGGGGACTTCCGGGTTCCTGAAGCGCCTGCACGCACGATTTCGTTTTGAGCAGATCCATGAACACTATCGCAGCCTGAGGGAACTCTGCCTGACGGAATTGTCTGAACGGGATCCCGGGGAAGAAGCCCGGGAAACTGCCGCAGAGATCTTCGCAAACATGGACCGAAAACTGGGCGAGCACATTGAGAGTTTCGGCGATGACGAAAGCCTCTTCTTCCGCGATGTTGCCGGGAGCCTGTACATGAGAGAAGCGGAAGAGGTTTGTCGAAAAAGGCATACCTCCTTCGACTCCTTTGTCGGTCTATACGACAAGGCCATTCTTCTTGTGGAGAATCAGCTTCTGGACCAGTCCTTTCGCGACTGCGCCGAAGCGGCCCTGTCGGCGGTAATTGAAGAGGGGCAGGACGAAGCATCGTTCAGTGAGGCCATCGCCGAGGTTTCCGAAGTCGAGTTTGATGTCCTGGCCACCATTGGAACCGGTTACGGACGACTGACTCTTCCCTTTGAGAAGGAACAGATATCCTCGGAAATCCTCTGCCATGGCCTTGGTGCGCACTTCATGTTCCCCGGAACCCGCACCGTGCTGGATATCGGGGGACAGGACATGAAGGCGATTCAGGTCGATGAAAACGGTATCGTGGATTCCTTTCAGATGAACGACCGTTGCGCCGCGGGAACGGGTCGTTATCTGGGTTACATCGCCGACGAGTTGAACCTCGGCCTGCACCAGCTCGGCCCCATGGCCTCCCAATCGAGCCGCCCCACGAAGATCTCCAGTACCTGCACGGTGTTCGCAGGAACCGAATTTCGGGAGAAGCTGGCTCTTGGCCACCGCAGGGAGGACATTCTGGCCGGCCTTCACCGTGCCATCATTCTTCGAGCCATGTCGCTATTGGCGCGTTCCGGCGGAATCCGGCAAGAGTTCACCTTCACCGGGGGCGTTGCCAAGAACGAGGCAGCGGTTGCCGAACTTCGGAAACTGGTTCACGAGAACTACGGAGAGGACATCGTCCTGAACATTCACAGCGACTCCATTTACACCGGAGCCGTGGGGGCCGCACTCTTTGCGCTACGGCAGTCCCGATCCAAAGGAGAGGCGGCATGA